From one Lolium rigidum isolate FL_2022 chromosome 4, APGP_CSIRO_Lrig_0.1, whole genome shotgun sequence genomic stretch:
- the LOC124649885 gene encoding quinone oxidoreductase-like protein 2 homolog — translation MEALVVRRLGDPTLPPGGDDSPFEAISGEQPVPELSSPTSVRVRVAATSLNFANFLQVQGKYQEQPPLPFVPGSDYAGVVDAVGPGVRKFRPGDRVCSLATVGSFAEFIVTEEKGLFLVPDGCDLVAAGALPVAFGTSHLALVHRAQLKSGQVLLVLGAAGGVGVSAVQIGKVSGAIVIAVARGIEKLHYLKSIGADHVVDSSKENVIESAESFLKARGLKGVDVLYDPVGGKLTQDSLKLLNWGAHILLIGFASGDVPVIRANVALVKNWTIHGLYWGSYLIHRPAVLIDSVNELLSWLSKGLITAKISHTYRLPEAHLAFAALRDRKAVGKVMLVMGSSAKSRL, via the exons ATGGAGGCGCTCGTGGTGCGGCGGCTCGGTGACCCCACGCTACCACCCGGCGGCGACGACTCGCCGTTCGAGGCCATCTCCGGTGAACAACCTGTTCCGGAGCTCTCGTCGCCGACGTCTGTGCGGGTGCGTGTGGCGGCGACCAGCCTCAACTTCGCGAACTTCCTGCAGGTGCAGGGCAAGTACCAGGAGCAACCCCCGCTGCCCTTCGTGCCAGGGTCAGACTACGCGGGCGTCGTCGACGCCGTCGGCCCCGGCGTGCGCAAATTCCGGCCCGGTGACCGGGTCTGCTCCCTCGCCACCGTCGGGTCCTTTGCCGAGTTCATCGTCACCGAGGAGAAGGGGCT ATTCTTAGTTCCTGATGGATGTGACCTGGTCGCTGCTGGAGCATTACCTGTTGCATTTGGTACGTCACACCTGGCCCTTGTCCACAGGGCTCAACTGAAGTCTGGTCAG GTGCTACTTGTACTTGGTGCTGCCGGCGGTGTTGGGGTATCTGCTGTACAAATAGGAAAAGTTAGTGGTGCTATTGTTATTGCGGTTGCCAG GGGAATTGAGAAATTGCACTATCTCAAGTCCATAGGAGCTGATCATGTGGTTGACTCTAGCAAGGAGAATGTTATTGAGAGTGCCGAGTCCTTTTTAAAGGCTAGAGGTCTCAAAGGTGTTGACGTTTTATATGATCCTGTTGGGGGCAAACTTACTCAAGATAGTTTGAAACTTCTCAATTGGGGTGCACATATTCTGCTCATTGGATTTGCTAGTGGAGATGTTCCAGTTATTCGAGCTAACGTTGCACTTGTTAAG AACTGGACAATTCATGGTCTGTACTGGGGAAGCTACTTAATTCATCGGCCAGCAGTACTCATTGACTCAGTCAACGAACTTCTGTCATGGCTCTCAAAGGGTTTGATAACAGCTAAAATCTCACACACCTACAGGCTCCCTGAG GCTCATCTCGCTTTTGCTGCCTTGAGAGATAGGAAGGCCGTTGGTAAAGTCATGCTTGTTATGGGTTCGTCAGCAAAATCAAGACTTTGA